A window from Drosophila kikkawai strain 14028-0561.14 chromosome 2L, DkikHiC1v2, whole genome shotgun sequence encodes these proteins:
- the Vamp7 gene encoding vesicle-associated membrane protein 7: MPILYSVISRGSTVLAKFAECVGNFAEVTEHIIGRIGVHNHKMTYNHGEYQIHYTCENKLVYMCITDNEFERSRAFLFLADVKQKFIQTYGLQVATAIAYAMNTEFSKVLAQQMVYFSQSGEVDTISRVHGQIDELKDIMVKNIDSLRDRGEKLELLVNKTENLSNNSVAFRKASRNLARQMFWKNIRIYVVVGLVITFIVYVIVSMACGGLAWQSCV, translated from the exons ATGCCGATACTATACAGCGTTATATCGCGGGGCAGCACGGTGCTGGCCAAGTTCGCGGAGTGCGTCGGTAACTTTGCCGAAGTGACGGAGCACATCATCGGCCGCATTGGGGTCCATAACCACAAGATGACATACAACCACGGCGAGTACCAGATCCACTACACCTGCGAGAACAAGCTGGTCTACATGTGCATCACCGACAAC GAGTTCGAGCGCTCTCGGGCCTTCCTCTTCTTGGCGGATGTCAAGCAGAAGTTCATCCAGACATACGGCCTACAGGTGGCCACGGCCATCGCCTATGCCATGAACACCGAATTCTCCAAGGTTCTGGCCCAGCAGATGGTATACTTCAGTCAGTCGGGGGAAGTGGACACCATTTCGCGGGTCCACGGGCAGATAGACGAGCTGAAAGACATTATGGTTAAGAATATTG ACAGCCTGCGTGATCGCGGCGAGAAACTGGAACTGCTGGTCAACAAAACCGAAAACTTGAGCAATAAT TCCGTTGCATTCCGCAAGGCCTCGCGCAACTTGGCGCGGCAAATGTTTTGGAAGAACATCCGTATCTACGTGGTGGTGGGCCTGGTGATTACCTTCATCGTCTATGTGATCGTGAGCATGGCCTGTGGCGGTCTCGCCTGGCAGTCCTGCGTCTAA
- the LOC108078553 gene encoding transducin beta-like protein 3 — translation MLANVTEKSYAAEARYTNFYAGGDIAWSADGQHLYCLNGASVNQVSVQTSQILQSFGVASNSSSTTEKKKAAASAEDIDVEEDTITCFGVSQEHLVTAHRSGLLRLWQLATGTLVKLWKAQHKGPVIRIEFSPCGRLICTSGGADATLRLWDYSNNSCLGALKDFPGPAWFIVFHPNVLRKEIYAVGADNTIYGWNYGTKTLLHKMRGHLSQVTGLSFRSKELDCNELVTVSRDKVLIVWQLQEQVESKQLKVLPLYEELEGVVYGDDGRQIIVASGVGKLRQVDTTSWKIKDLLSQADFQISRLLHCGELKQLALVTTEQNILIYDAGTLEPLKHLVGYNDEILDMCFMGDNDRYLAVATNSKHFKLYDTENDMNCKLIVGHSDTVMSLAASQNLLISVGKDCSIRLWRLQHDKNRSLEALTEQTNCHTSTIGCVAMTHNGATGFASVSQDGSMKVWQLARDKQDRDLYSFNLRYAALSHDKEVNCVAYAPNNKLLATASQDKTAKVWLAESNSLQGVLRGHTRGVWSVRFSPVDQIVLTSSSDCTLRLWSISNFACIKRFDQECTILRAEFLDHGKFILSAASDGLLKLWNIKTSTCLQSLDEHDDRVWALAVSGRSNRFFYTGGADSKLIRFEDVTQVTRNEALDQRQATLEQEQTLHSLLHAQKQLHKAFVLALNLDRPKASYDIINHFVRERDENGLRQLVDQLNVDQRVALLQHVKAWTTNSRHSQVGNLILRHLIGDALHDPKARFYNNGNMVEVLTPYVQRHFKRVTELNKELAFLEFIVQCM, via the exons ATGCTGGCAAATGTGACCGAAAAAAG CTATGCGGCCGAGGCGCGCTACACAAACTTTTACGCCGGCGGCGACATTGCATGGAGCGCGGACGGACAACATCTTTACTGCCTGAACGGCGCCTCCGTCAACCAGGTATCCGTGCAGACCTCACAGATCCTGCAGAGCTTTGGGGTGGCCAGCAACTCCTCTTCGACAACAGAGAAGAAAAAGGCCGCCGCCAGTGCAGAGGACATCGATGTGGAGGAGGACACAATAACGTGCTTTGGAGTGTCTCAAGAGCATTTGGTGACCGCCCATCGAAGTGGACTGCTAAGGCTCTGGCAACTGGCCACCGGCACGCTGGTAAAGCTGTGGAAGGCCCAGCACAAGGGACCCGTCATCCGAATCGAGTTCAGCCCGTGCGGCAGGCTAATATGCACCAGCGGCGGCGCAGATGCCACGCTGAGGCTGTGGGACTACTCTAACAACAGCTGTCTGGGCGCTCTGAAGGACTTTCCGGGTCCCGCTTGGTTCATAGTCTTCCATCCCAATGTCCTGCGAAAGGAGATCTACGCAGTGGGTGCGGATAACACGATTTACGGCTGGAACTACGGCACCAAAACTCTGTTGCACAAAATGCGGGGACACCTCTCGCAGGTAACTGGTCTCAGTTTTAGAAGCAAGGAATTGGACTGCAACGAGCTCGTGACCGTGAGCCGGGACAAGGTGCTGATCGTGTGGCAACTCCAGGAGCAGGTGGAGAGCAAGCAGCTGAAGGTCCTTCCGTTGTACGAGGAACTGGAAGGAGTTGTCTATGGCGACGACGGTCGTCAGATAATCGTGGCTAGTGGCGTCGGTAAGCTGAGGCAGGTGGACACAACGTCCTGGAAGATCAAGGACCTGCTGTCCCAGGCAGACTTCCAGATAAGCCGCCTGCTGCACTGCGGCGAGCTGAAGCAGCTGGCTTTGGTCACTACGGAGCAGAATATTCTCATCTACGACGCCGGGACCCTGGAGCCTCTCAAACACTTGGTGGGCTACAACGACGAGATTCTGGACATGTGCTTCATGGGTGACAACGATCGCTATCTGGCCGTGGCCACCAACAGCAAGCACTTCAAGCTCTATGACACTGAGAACGACATGAACTGCAAGCTGATCGTCGGCCATTCGGACACGGTCATGTCCCTGGCCGCCTCCCAGAACCTGCTCATATCGGTGGGTAAGGACTGCAGCATACGGCTGTGGCGGCTTCAGCACGACAAGAACCGCTCGCTGGAGGCGCTGACGGAGCAGACCAACTGCCACACGTCCACCATTGGCTGCGTTGCCATGACGCACAACGGAGCGACGGGCTTTGCCTCGGTTAGCCAGGACGGCAGCATGAAGGTGTGGCAACTGGCCAGGGACAAACAGGATCGCGACTTGTACTCCTTTAACCTGCGCTATGCAGCCCTCTCCCACGACAAGGAGGTGAACTGTGTGGCCTATGCCCCGAACAACAAGCTCCTGGCCACCGCTTCGCAGGACAAGACGGCCAAGGTGTGGCTGGCGGAGTCGAACTCGCTACAGGGTGTGCTGCGTGGTCACACACGCGGAGTGTGGAGTGTGCGCTTCTCGCCAGTGGATCAGATAGTCCTCACCTCGTCTTCGGACTGCACGCTGCGTCTTTGGTCGATCAGCAATTTCGCATGCATTAAACGATTCGACCAGGAGTGCACCATTCTGAGAGCCGAGTTCCTGGACCATGGCAAGTTCATTCTATCCGCCGCTTCCGATGGCCTGCTAAAGCTTTGGAACATCAAGACCAGTACCTGCCTCCAATCCTTGGATGAGCACGACGATCGGGTATGGGCCCTGGCTGTTTCAGGCAGGAGTAATCGGTTCTTCTACACCGGCGGGGCTGACTCCAAGCTGATTCGTTTTGAAGACGTAACGCAGGTGACGCGGAACGAGGCGCTGGATCAGCGACAGGCCACcttggagcaggagcagactCTCCACTCCCTCCTCCACGCCCAGAAGCAGCTGCATAAAGCCTTTGTGCTGGCCCTGAACCTAGACAGACCCAAAGCCAGCTACGATATCATCAACCACTTTGTCCGCGAAAGGGATGAGAATGGGCTCCGGCAGTTGGTGGACCAACTGAACGTGGATCAGAGGGTGGCGCTGCTGCAGCATGTCAAGGCTTGGACCACAAACTCGCGGCACTCTCAGGTGGGCAATCTGATATTGAGACACCTGATCGGCGACGCTTTGCACGATCCCAAGGCACGGTTCTACAACAATGGCAACATGGTCGAGGTGCTGACGCCCTATGTCCAAAGGCACTTCAAGCGCGTCACCGAGCTGAACAAGGAGCTGGCCTTCCTTGAGTTTATTGTCCAGTGCATGTAG
- the Lsm11 gene encoding U7 snRNA-associated Sm-like protein LSm11 codes for MSDHQTTDRSKPKTNDSSHRDPDPELELDVTSDKFNPLRALYAPNYKITDAVPKVLYQNLAAFESALKKFGVWQLNKRKKSEAGSNQNEHQKKEQPSTSTAATAAASAEVPQRRFELHQMPTTSTSNKKHQRNIFTYMETSAGPLALLKKCVPLKARDPALSTQLIRVRVVIRKQGMVGGSVEGELLAFDKQWNLLLRNATETWKRRKYSYGQQNICHAPVDCTDRLKELGITLPRMQVRSLNRKNVEITRDLPQVVIRGENVVLVSLIDKPK; via the coding sequence ATGAGCGACCATCAAACGACGGACCGGAGTAAGCCCAAAACAAACGATTCATCCCATAGAGATCCCGATCCAGAACTCGAGCTGGATGTGACCAGTGACAAATTCAATCCCCTAAGAGCTTTGTACGCGCCCAACTATAAGATAACGGATGCTGTTCCCAAGGTTCTCTACCAGAATCTGGCCGCCTTCGAGAGTGCCCTTAAGAAGTTTGGCGTCTGGCAGCTGAACAAGCGCAAGAAATCCGAAGCTGGATCAAACCAAAATGAGCACCAGAAGAAGGAACAGCCCTCTACTTCCACAGCTGCTACTGCAGCAGCTAGCGCAGAGGTCCCTCAGCGCCGCTTCGAGCTGCACCAGATGCCCACAACCAGCACGTCGAACAAAAAGCACCAACGCAACATTTTCACCTACATGGAGACAAGCGCAGGACCACTGGCACTGCTCAAGAAGTGTGTGCCGCTCAAAGCCAGGGACCCCGCGCTCTCCACACAGCTAATTCGAGTCCGTGTGGTGATCCGCAAACAAGGAATGGTGGGCGGCAGCGTGGAAGGTGAACTGCTCGCCTTCGACAAGCAGTGGAATCTCCTCCTACGAAACGCCACCGAGACTTGGAAGCGCCGAAAATACAGCTACGGGCAGCAGAACATCTGTCACGCACCTGTGGATTGCACAGACCGGCTCAAGGAGCTGGGCATAACCCTGCCGAGGATGCAAGTAAGGAGTCTGAACAGAAAAAACGTGGAGATAACCCGCGATTTGCCACAGGTCGTAATTCGCGGTGAAAATGTCGTTCTTGTTAGTTTAATAGATAAGCCAAAATAA
- the Sting gene encoding stimulator of interferon genes protein homolog, producing the protein MVEEMAISNKVDDEEVGQVKTVKGSKCFYLKKMIGDYIDTAVRIVATVYLADFLQRLFLCGVEYWRYVNYYLPEDRMRTILRRGFTYSNKSVYLLMAFVLVGFSRTSMTGDLRSVVPTAAFLVYMPLYWMFNDLGHSTLTYSKWIREPHGLDYAEGMASNYFHGYLKLALPDLKDDGLKHRIAVYEDKNNVTFGIDRLVILIPDEMWVKGVLESELLEKAKPLETRFINRAGVERPFKHDVYRLNRQVNGKNYYFAIEGATPMLSFYDAMQSNLSATWQMRELKREIWLKFAKHLKELIAKCPETRNEVHLIVYSSHDKHGNPVDVGDKLIDYMRNKTETINKRES; encoded by the exons ATGGTCGAGGAAATGGCAATCTCAAACAAAGTCGACGATGAGGAGGTGGGGCAAGTTAAGACGGTGAAGGGCagcaaatgtttttatttgaaaaaaatgatCGGAGATTACATAG ACACCGCTGTTCGTATCGTGGCTACCGTGTATCTGGCAGACTTCCTGCAGCGCCTTTTCCTCTGCGGCGTGGAATATTGGCGCTATGTCAACTACTATTTGCCCGAGGATCGGATGCGGACGATCCTGCGTCGGGGGTTCACGTACAGCAACAAATCGGTCTACCTCTTGATGGCCTTCGTTCTCGTGGGATTCTCGCGGACATCGATGACCGGCGATTTGAGAAGCGTTGTTCCCACAGCCGCGTTCTTGGTCTATATGCCACTCTACTGGATGTTCAATGATCTGGGTCACAGCACCCTGACCTACTCAAAATGGATAAGGGAGCCGCACGGGCTGGACTATGCGGAGGGCATGGCCTCGAACTACTTCCACGGATACCTTAAGCTGGCGCTGCCCGACCTCAAGGACGATGGTCTCAAACATCGGATAGCGGTCTATGAG GATAAAAACAATGTCACTTTTGGAATCGACCGACTTGTTATCCTTATTCCGGACGAGATGTGGGTCAAAGGCGTTCTCGAAAGTGAATTGCTGGAAAAGGCTAAG CCTCTGGAGACGAGATTTATTAACCGAGCCGGCGTGGAGCGTCCGTTCAAGCACGACGTCTACAGGCTGAATCGCCAAGTTAATGGgaagaattattattttgccaTTGAGGGAGCCACGCCCATGTTGTCCTTCTACGACGCCATGCAATCCAACTTGTCGGCCACCTGGCAGATGCGGGAGCTAAAGCGGGAgatctggctcaagttcgccAAGCACTTAAAGGAGCTCATTGCCAAGTGCCCGGAGACCCGAAACGAAGTGCATCTCATCGTGTACAGCT CGCACGATAAGCATGGCAATCCCGTTGACGTTGGAGACAAGCTAATCGATTACATGCGGAACAAAACTGAAACTATTAATAAGCGTGAGAGCTAA
- the LOC108078538 gene encoding INO80 complex subunit E → MLEGWYCRNQGEAAIKDEPQQPESDEEPPPPARDRIYAIAHGGAPASSSSASAGLGIGGVGAVDYKERYKNLKKKLKFLIYENEYFQDLLHTNQRRLLKVSRDRTFLLDRLLMYEKPAKDSSDSDATDSSDSEPENASASTSGVTGGSQTPKETIRRKHKDKGAPGVPGMPSHMPTVGATRGRRRKILTGMMPSSHGMQAAAAKRQLTATVSPSQQLQHQQIQLQTVPKEASPGLSTAEIARQLQERRPTPIELMSPECTSATVPTTMLSDESPSKCYANESLQHLMEDDEVAAEECVPMEYTS, encoded by the exons atgcttgAGGGCTGGTACTGCCGGAACCAGGGGGAAGCCGCCATCAAGGACGAGCCACAGCAGCCGGAGAGCGATGAGGAACCGCCACCGCCGGCAAGGGATCGTATCTACGCGATAGCTCATGGCGGAGCACCCGCGAGTTCATCTTCTGCATCCGCGGGATTGGGAATTGGCGGAGTCGGCGCCGTGGACTACAAGGAGCGCtacaaaaaccttaaaaagaAGCTCAAGTTTCTCATCTAC GAGAACGAATATTTCCAGGATCTGTTGCACACGAATCAGCGAAGGCTGCTGAAGGTGTCCCGCGATCGCACATTCCTGCTGGATCGCCTGCTGATGTACGAGAAGCCCGCCAAGGACTCTAGCGACAGCGATGCCACCGACAGCTCAGATTCGGAGCCAGAGAACGCCTCAGCATCCACATCCGGGGTGACCGGAGGTTCCCAAACACCCAAAGAAACTATACGCCGAAAACACAAAGACAaaggagcacctggagtacCAGGAATGCCCTCGCACATGCCCACTGTGGGGGCCACACGGGGTCGCAGGCGCAAAATTCTGACCGGAATGATGCCCTCGAGTCACGGAATGCAGGCCGCTGCTGCAAAGAGACAGCTCACGGCCACAGTTTCGCCgtcgcagcagctgcagcatcaGCAAATCCAGCTACAGACTGTCCCCAAAGAGGCTTCACCTGGCTTGAGCACAGCCGAAATTGCCCGTCAGCTGCAGGAACGACGCCCCACGCCCATTGAGTTGATGAGCCCGGAGTGTACCTCGGCCACTGTGCCCACCACGATGCTCAGCGATGAGAGTCCCTCCAAGTG CTATGCCAATGAGAGTTTGCAGCACTTGATGGAGGACGACGAGGTGGCCGCCGAGGAGTGCGTGCCCATGGAGTACACCAGTTAA
- the Orc6 gene encoding origin recognition complex subunit 6, producing the protein MTTLIEQLITKMGLRDEPKILEKTTELVRLLELRSTNVPLQINEYGKIVLCADLASCVLGIGFDKEQALKLSGLRKSHYLNNKRMFEKLLDLNKLASVNDICVQLSLNEVTRKAEELMTLFRALAATEGTGTDTEHPQYAAMAVFQACRLLKKKVAKTKFMPFSNLRPSQWQQLEHQWDNMIAKHYKESKVVSATDMEEKLKQGQQESGSGKDAKKTQKPQAEDYEKWKSRMLAMAQAKLKEMEASNPEDQLVDVEA; encoded by the exons atgactACTCTAATAGAACAGTTAATAACAAAAATGGGCCTGCGGGACGAGCCCAAAATATTGGA GAAAACCACCGAATTGGTGCGCCTGCTGGAGCTGCGCTCCACAAATGTTCCCCTGCAGATCAACGAGTACGGCAAGATAGTCCTGTGCGCTGATTTGGCCTCCTGTGTGCTGGGTATAGGCTTCGACAAGGAGCAGGCCCTCAAGCTGTCCGGACTGCGCAAGAGCCACTACCTCAACAACAAGCGCATGTTCGAGAAGCTGCTGGATCTGAACAAACTGGCCAGCGTGAATGATATCTGCGTGCAGCTGAGCCTCAACGAGGTGACCCGCAAGGCCGAGGAGCTGATGACATTGTTCAGAGCGTTGGCGGCCACAGAAGGCACCGGCACCGATACCGAGCATCCGCAGTATGCCGCCATGGCCGTGTTCCAAGCCTGCCGCCTGCTTAAGAAGAAGGTTGCCAAAACGAAGTTCATGCCCTTCAGCAATCTGCGACCCAGCCAATGGCAGCAGCTGGAACATCAATGGGACAACATGATCGCCAAGCATTACAAGGAAAGCAAAGTGGTATCCGCCACCGATATGGAGGAGAAGCTAAAGCAAGGCCAACAGGAAAGCGGCAGCGGGAAAGATGCCAAGAAGACACAGAAACCACAAGCGGAGGACTACGAGAAATGGAAGTCAAGGATGCTGGCTATGGCCCAGGCCAAGCTAAAGGAAATGGAGGCATCGAATCCAGAAGACCAGCTCGTTGATGTCGAGGCCTAA
- the Marc gene encoding mitochondrial amidoxime-reducing component 1 has product MATSGSSSTFDLSPKALIGVGVGILAAGGASYLLYRHLTRDVMPQKWRRVGTVQRIHFFPVKSCAPLEISKPGVEFDCDVLSMSFEGIRDRTLMVVNDKNEMVTARVYPHMTQIRSKKVSASKLTFSYEGLPDLELDFEQLEGPGKDVHTSVWGVPMDVMPCGDRINTWFSQAILKKESGLKLVHYPYPKPVRSTNPRLKHMPFLRQEDSGTFNDATSFMLMNLSSVADLNTRLKNPVDALQFRGNFELKMDVDEPYAEDKWQWLRIGNDAVFRSVAPCTRCIFPNINPETAERDVDGEPLKTLRSYRLFNFSSPALGIHLGLRLPGKVKANDVVYVEDK; this is encoded by the exons ATGGCAA CCAGTGGAAGCAGCTCGACCTTTGATCTGAGTCCGAAGGCTCTGATCGGCGTGGGCGTTGGCATTTTGGCTGCGGGCGGAGCGAGTTACCTGCTCTACCGCCACCTAACACGCGATGTAATGCCCCAAAAGTGGCGCCGGGTGGGCACCGTGCAGAGGATTCACTTCTTTCCGGTCAAATCCTGTGCTCCCTTGGAGATATCCAAGCCCGGTGTGGAGTTTGACTGCGATGTGCTCAGCATGTCCTTCGAGGGCATTCGGGATCGCACCTTGATGGTGGTTAACGACAAGAATGAGATGGTCACGGCCCGCGTCTATCCGCACATGACGCAGATCCGTTCGAAGAAGGTATCGGCCAGCAAGCTTACGTTTAGTTACGAGGGCCTACCCGACTTGGAGCTGGACTTTGAGCAGCTGGAGGGTCCCGGCAAGGATGTGCACACTTCCGTTTGGGGGGTTCCCATGGATGTGATGCCCTGCGGTGACCGCATCAATACGTGGTTCTCCCAGGCCATCCTGAAGAAGGAGAGCGGCCTGAAGCTAGTCCACTATCCCTACCCAAAGCCAGTGAGGAGTACCAATCCGCGGCTGAAGCACATGCCCTTCCTGAGGCAGGAGGATTCG GGCACCTTCAATGATGCCACTAGTTTCATGCTGATGAACCTCTCTTCGGTGGCCGATCTGAACACTCGGCTCAAGAATCCCGTGGATGCTCTACAATTCCGTGGCAATTTCGAACTTAAAATGGATGTGGACGAGCCCTACGCAGAGGATAAATGGCAGTGGCTGCGCATTGGTAACGACGCAGTTTTCCGATCGGTGGCCCCCTGCACTCGCTGCATTTTTCCAAACATAAATCCCGAGACGGCTGAAAGGGACGTCGACGGCGAGCCGCTCAAGACGCTGCGGAG CTATCGCTTGTTTAACTTCAGCTCGCCGGCTCTGGGCATTCACCTGGGCCTGCGGCTGCCGGGCAAAGTCAAGGCTAACGATGTGGTCTACGTCGAGGACAAGTGA
- the Prosalpha7 gene encoding proteasome subunit alpha type-3 — translation MSTIGTGYDLSASQFSPDGRVFQIDYASKAVEKSGTVVGIRGKDAVVLAVEKVITSKLYEPDAGGRIFTIEKNIGMAVAGLAADGNYVADIARQEAANFRQQFQHGIPLKHLCERVSAYVHAYTLYSAVRPFGLSIIFASWDEVEGPQLYKIEPSGSFFGYYACASGKAKPQAKTEMEKLKTDMKTEDLVKSAGEIIYKVHDELKDKDFRFEMGIVGKCTDGVHLINPTELTEKARSAGEAANKEDDSDNETH, via the exons ATGAGTACTATTGGCACCGGT TACGATTTGTCGGCCTCGCAGTTCTCGCCGGACGGTCGCGTTTTCCAGATCGACTATGCCTCGAAGGCGGTGGAGAAGAGCGGCACCGTTGTCGGGATCCGTGGCAAGGACGCCGTGGTGCTGGCCGTGGAGAAGGTCATCACCAGCAAGCTGTACGAGCCGGACGCAGGCGGACGCATCTTCACCATCGAGAAGAACATCGGAATGGCCGTGGCCGGCTTGGCGGCCGATGGCAACTATGTCGCGGACATTGCCCGCCAGGAAGCGGCCAACTTCCGTCAGCAGTTCCAACACGGCATTCCGCTGAAACACCTGTGTGAACGCGTCTCCGCTTATGTGCACGCATATACCTTGTACAGCGCAGTCCGTCCCTTCGGTCTGTCCATCATCTTCGCCTCATGGGACGAGGTGGAGGGCCCACAACTCTACAAGATCGAGCCATCGGGCTCTTTCTTCGGCTACTATGCCTGCGCCAGCGGCAAGGCAAAGCCACAGGCCAAGACCGAGATGGAAAAGCTGAAGACGGACATGAAAACGGAGGATCTCGTGAAGAGTGCCGGTGAAAT CATTTACAAGGTCCACGACGAGTTGAAGGACAAGGACTTCCGTTTCGAAATGGGCATCGTGGGCAAGTGCACGGATGGCGTGCACCTGATCAATCCCACCGAACTGACTGAGAAGGCGCGCAGTGCCGGAGAAGCCGCAAACAAGGAGGACGACAGCGATAATGAGACGCATTAA